In Rhipicephalus microplus isolate Deutch F79 chromosome 9, USDA_Rmic, whole genome shotgun sequence, one genomic interval encodes:
- the LOC142771676 gene encoding uncharacterized protein LOC142771676, which yields MHPWDAPSLLREDLSTLMVESVGDDVISARTGSSSQAVVKALADGSATTTTHDYAVKQLGKSSDITKYKNLTSTAPATQGAGAHDSTGIARTITDPEMAAFRGQQQRHSLWSRQLRRLSA from the exons ATGCATCCATGGGACGCACCGTCTCTCCTACGCGAGGACCTTTCGACCCTCATGGTGGAGTCAGTTGGGGACGACGTGATTAGCGCCCGAACCGGCAGTTCTTCGCAGGCAGTGGTGAAGGCACTCGCTGACGGCTCCGCGACGACCACTACGCACGATTATGCCGTCAAGCAGCTGGGAAAGAGCAGCGACATCACGAAGTACAAAAATCTGACGTCTACAGCTCCCGCCACGCAGGGTGCAGGCGCCCACGACAGCACCGGTATCGCACGGACTATCACGGACCCGGAGATGGCTGCG TTCAGAGGGCAGCAGCAACGACACTCTCTTTGGTCGAGGCAACTTCGTCGGCTGTCTGCGTAA